Below is a genomic region from Hyphomicrobium nitrativorans NL23.
ACGAGATCGTGATTTCCGACAATGCCTCTGCCGACAACACGGCCGAGGTCGTCGAGGCGTTCCGTGCCCGCGGTTTGCCGATTCGCTATTATCGCCGCAGCTCGAACGGGGGCTCGCTCGCCAATTCCGCGAGCGCGTTTCACCATGCGCTCGGTACCTACGCCCTCAGTCATGCCGATGACGACACGCTCGTGCCTGAGGGGATCGTCGAGGCCGTGCGGTTCCTCGACGCCAATCCGGATGTCGTCGCGTGCCACGCGCCCTGGACGCTCTACAACGAGGTCGCAGGCAAAGACGTCAGCCAGTTCTACAGCGTCGATGCCAACCGTAAATTCGAGCGTGGCAGCTTCGCTGAGGTGTTTCAGTTCATGTACGAGCGCCACATCTTTCCTGAGATCGGCATCTACCGGGCGTCCGTGCTTAAATCGGCCTGGGTGCCGCGCGAGTTCTGTTTCTGGGCCTTCTCGTACCTTGCGCATTTTCTCGAAGAAGGCGCCGTCGCTTTCCTCAAGCGCCCGTTCTATCGCTCGGTGACGGTCTCGAAGGTCGCGGCGCGACAACAGGCCGGCAATGACCAGGTCATGACCGACTGGGACAAGTATCGCGGCGGGCTCGAATACTTTCTCTATCTGGGCCTCAAGCGTGGCCGGATCCCCGACACGCGTGAGGCCCGCGCCGACTACGAGCAAAAATGCAGAGCCTTCACGCTCAACCGCATGGCCGTGGCCGTGCGGTTCTGGGCGGCGCGCAAGGACTATATCAAGGCCTACGAACTTTACACGCGCATGGCCATCGGCGGATTGGGCGAGCATCCTGAGGTTGCAAAGCTCAGGCAGACCCTTCCGCTTATGGCGGGCATCCAGACTTTGGCGTGGCACGCCGCGTCACCGGCCGGAATCAAGAGGTTGATGCTGTCCGGCGTGGCGGATCGCGCGGCGCTTGAGGAGATGCTGCGGCAGCTCGGGCTGCCCGGCGAGATCGAGGTCGTCGAGGAGCCGAGCGTACACTCTCCAGAGGACGCCGAAAGCACCGCGGTCTTTGTCCCCAACGCGTCCAGCTACGACAGGTTCGTGTCCCTCGGCTACAAGCCAAATCTCATCTTTACCGATCGCGATCTTGTCGGGAATGTAGTGATCTGAGGGCGATTCGCCCTCCACGGCGTTCCGGCCCAAGAAGCCTGCGGCGTTCAGGCGGTGAGATCGACCAAAGGGGGAAGGTCGAAGCATGCGTGAAAGAATTCTCTACACGAAGCCGTCCATCACCGATCTCGAAACACGCTACGCGGCGGACGCGGCCGCGAACGGCTGGGGCAGCCGCTGCTACGAGTATATCGACCGCTTCGAGCACGGCTTCAGGACGCACATCGGCAGCGAATTCGCCATTGCCACATCGAGCTGCACGGGCGCGCTTCACATGGGACTTGCCGCGCTCGGCATCGGCGCGGGCGACGAGGTCATCCTCGCCGACACGAACTGGATCGCAACCGCGGCTCCCATCGTGCATCTCGGTGCGACACCCGTCTTCGCAGATATTCTCCCCGACACGTGGTGTCTCGATCCGGCAGACGCCGAACGCCATGTCACGCCGCGCACGCGCGCGATCGTCGCCACGCACCTCTACGGCAATCTCTGCGACATGGATGCGCTGCTCGACCTCGGCCGGCGCACGGGGATACCCGTGATCGAGGATGCGGCGGAAGCGATCGGTTCGGTTTTCCACGGACGGCGCGCGGGCTCCATGGGGCTGTTCGGCGCGTTCTCGTTTCACGGCACAAAGACGCTCACGACCGGCGAAGGCGGCATGTTCGTGACCAGCGATGCCGCGCTTTACGAGCGCGCGCTGACGCTCTCCAACCACGGGCGGGCACGCGGGGCGGCGCACGCGCTGTGGCCCGAGGCGGTCGGGTTCAAATACAAGATGACGAATATTGCGGCGGCCATCGGTTGCGCGCAGATCGAGCGCATCGCGGAGCTTGTGGCCCGCAAGCGTGAGATTCTCAAGGCGTACGAGACGCGTCTGTCCGCTCTTGCGGGCGTCTCGATGAACGCCGAGCCCGACGGAACGCTCAACGGCGCGTGGATGCCGACGGTGGTGTTCGATGCCGCGAGCGGCGTCTCGCGCGAAGCGCTGCTCGCGGCGTTCGCAGCCGCCGATATCGACGTCCGCGTCTTCTTCCACCCGCTGTCCAGCCTGGCGATGTTCGAGAGCCGCCCGGACAACGCCGTGGCCTGGAGCATTCCCGGCCGCGCCATCAACCTGCCGAGCTACCACGACATGACGGAAGCCGACATCGACCGCGTCGCCTGGGCCGTGGCCGCCGCGGCGGAGCGCGCGAGGCGCACGGCGCCGCCTCTGAAGAAAACCGCATGACGGCGCGCACGAAAGCAGATGCGATGACCGAAGACGACCGCCTCGCATTTGAAGCCCACAAACGTGAGATGTCGCTCGCGCTCGGGCGGGACGATGAAGCATTCCGCAGCGCCCTCGACACGCTCGTATGTCTCGACAAGTACGACTACTCCTATCTGTGGTCGTGGATGGGCGTGCCGATCATCCAGATGCCCGCGGATGTGATGGCGACGCAGGAAGCGATCTGGAACACTAAGCCGGACATCATCGTCGAGACCGGAGTCGCGCGCGGCGGATCGATGATCTTCATGGCGTCGCTTTTGCAAGTCATCGGCAAGGGACAGGTCATCGGCGTCGACATCGACATCCGCGCGCACAATCGAGAGACGATCGAAAGCCACCTTCTTGCGCCCCGCATCACGCTGATCGAGGGCCCGTCGACCGCACCCGAAACTCTTGCCCGCGTGAGCGCCGAAATCCCGGACGGCGCGTCCGTCATGGTCGTGCTCGACAGCGACCACAGCCGCGATCACGTGCTGGCGGAGCTGCGTGCTTATGGCCCGCTGGTGACGGATGGCCAGTATCTCGTCGTCGCCGACACGCTGCTCGGACGGGGCGACGCCTCTCAGACGCCGACCAAGCGCTCGAAGGTTCTCTATCCGGGCAACGAGCCCTATGCGGCTCTCAAGGCCTACCTCGCCGAAACCGACCGTTTCGCGCCCGATCCCGTGCTCAACGGCAAACTCGTGCTTTCGAGCTCGCCCGGAGGATACTTGCGATGCAAAAGCCCCTAGATCGCGCGCCGCGTCACGTGACGTTCCGCGACGTGAGGGAAACGGACTTTCCTCTGCTGTTCTCCCTGCGGCGGGATATTCCGCTTCAAGCGCTTCTTCTCACGGTCCCTCCTGCTCTCGACGATGCGGCGCTCGAAGCGTGGATTCGCACGCGCCAGCAGGAGCCCGGCGGGCTCTTTCAGGTCGTGGAGGATGCGTCAGCGGGCGATGCGATCGGATTCGTTCAGATCACCCAGGTTCATCACCGCAACAGGGTTGGCTATGCGGGTGTATGCTTGGCGGCCCACGCGCGCGGACGAGGGTTGGGACAGGCGACGTTGCGCAAGCTGATCGACACCTCCCGCGACCAGCTCGGACTGCTTAAGCTGATGTCGGAGGTGCGGATCGATAATTTCCCCGCGCTTCGCTACAATATGGTTGTGGGTTTCCACATCGTCGGAACGCTCAAAGCGCATTTCGTCGACGCGGCCGGCCTGCGCCATGACGCGTTGTTGCTCGAATGCCCTCTGGATCAGGTGTGACATGACTGCTGTCGTCATTTCCCAGCCCATGCTGTTTCCCTGGCCGGGGCTGTTCGAGCAGATCATGCTCGCCGACGTCTATGTCCATCACGACGACGCCCAGTTCTCGCAAAGCAGCTTCACGCGCCGCATCCAGGTCAAGAACGGTGCCGGTGTCACGTGGATGACGATCCCGCTCAAGAACCGCCTAAACATGCACCAGCGCATCAACGAGCTCGAAGCCGCCGACGAGCCTTGGAAGCGTACGCACCGCAATCTGCTTCTCCGCACGCTCCGCGGGGCGCCATTTCTCGACGACGCCATCGCGCTTTTCGATTCCGCATGTCAGCAGACGTCCGTATGCGACCTCCTGATGGCTAGCATCGAGGAGCCATGCCGCTATCTCGGCATTGGCGGTGCGATGACGATCGCCCGGACGAGCACGCTCGGCATCGGCGAGCGTTCTTGGCAGCGCGTGCTGAAGGTCACCCAGGCGTTTGGCGGCACGCGCTACATCACGGGGCACGGGGCTGCCAACTATCTCGATCACGAGGCGTTCGAGGCCGCGGGTATCGCCGTCGATTACATGAATTACAGCCGCACGCCCTGGCCGCAATTCGGCGACGCCTTCACCCCGTTCGTCACGATCCTCGATCTCATTGCTCATACGGGGCCCAACGCCGTCGATTGCCTCCGTCCGGCAACGGTCGACTGGCGAGCGTTTCTGCAAATGGAAAGGATACCGGCATGACACAGGATGCCCTCGCGCCTTCGGGGTCGTTCCAAGCCGAGTTCGCGGCCAACGGCTATGTTCTCCTCAAGCAATTCTATGACCCCGAACAGGACATCGCGCCGATCCAGGAGGACATCCGGGCCATCATCGCGCTGCTGTGCGAAAAGTATGGCGTCGACGCGCCGACAGCGACCTCGTGGGAGGCGATGACAGAAGCGTATCCCGCGCTCATCGCCAAAAACCGCGCCTGGGGCGGGGACGTCTACGACGCGATCAAGCAGGTTCCCGCATTCATGCAATTGGTGGCGAACAAGAGGAACGCCGCGCTGTTCGCGGCTTTGCGTCCGGGCTCGCAGCCCGGAATCGCGGCGAACGGCTACGGCATCCGCATCGACAATCCCGGCGAGGAAAAGTATCGGGCGCAGTGGCACCAGGAGTTTCCCGGCCAGTTGCGCAGCCTCGACGGCATCGTGTTCTGGACGCCGCTCGTTCCGGTCACGCCGGATATGGGGCCGGTTCAGATCGCCGAGGGCTCGCACGCCGAGGGCATCGTGCCGGTTTATGTGGACGATGCCGGTGCGGACAAGACGGGCGCCTACGCGCTTCACCTCGACAGAGCGGAGGAGCGGCTTCAGCGCTATCCTCAGGTCGCACCGCTTACGCAGCCCGGAGACCTCGTTCTGATGGATTTTCTTACGCTCCATCAATCCGGCTTCAACGTATCCAAGATCCCGCGGTGGAGCATTCAGTACCGCTATTTCAATTTCGCCGAGCCAACCGGAATACGCATCGGGTGGAAAGGGTCGTTCGCCGCCGGCGTCAAGTTCGAGGATGTCCTGCCCGAACTGCTCGTCGCTCGTGAGGATGCCGCATGACTGCCTGCCGCGTATGCCGCGCGATGATCGGCGCGCCGGTCTTCGATGCTCCGGCGCCGGCGCTGACGTCGATCATGACCCTTCTCGATGTGCCGACGCGCGTCTTCGTCTGCGAGGGCTGTGGCCACGCGCAGTGCGAGGACATCCCCGACATCCAGGACTTTTACGATCGTGTCTACCGTATCTCGCTCGCGGGCGACGACCACGACCAGGTGTTCGCCGTGGAGACCGACGGACGCGTGATCTACCGGACCGATCACCAGGCCGGGATCGCACTTCGGCTGCTCGACATTCCTCGCGGAGCCCGCGTGCTCGACTATGGCGCGGCGAAATCCGATACGCTGCGCAAGATCTACGCCGCGCGCCCCGACATCCAGCCGCACGTGTTCGATGTCAGCACCGACTATGCGGCGGCGTGGCAGGGCTGGGTGCCGGAGGCCGCACAGGCCACCTATGCTGTTCCGGCCGCGTGGCTAGGCACCTTCGATGTCGTCACGAGCTACTTCGTCATCGAGCACGTGCCCGATCCCGTTGCGTTCGTCCGCACCATTGCATCCCTGCTGCGGCCCGGCGGCTCCGCGCTGCTCGCCCTGCCCGACGTCGATGCGAACCCCGGGGATATGGCGGTTGCGGACCACCTCAATCATTTCAGCGAGGCGTCCCTCTGGCGGCTCCTGGCGGATGCGGGGCTCACGGTGCGGACCCTCGACAAAGCGGCATTTCCCGGCGCCTTCTTCGTCACGGCAACCCGCACGGACGACGCGGCGCAGGATATACCGGCTTCGCTCGTCGCAGGCGCCGTCGCCCGCGCGCAAGAGATCTGTACGTTCTGGAAGGACGCCGCGGCGAGTCTCGACCAGCAGGCGGCGAGCTTCGCGGGCTGCAAGGCGGCAATCTACGGCGCGGGGTTTTATGGAAGCTGGATTTACAGCCGCATTCGAGACACGGTTCGTCTCGGAGCTGTCCTCGACCGGAATCCGCACCTGCAGGGTGGCACGCAGTTCGGCGTTCCGGTCCTGCCGCCCGAGCGCATTCCCGGCGACATCGATGTGCTGTTCGTCGGGCTGAACCCGCTCAAAGCGCGCGACGCCATCGCGATGCAACCGTGGCTGCAGCGGTCGGGTCTCGCGCATGTTTGGATCTCTGGGAGCTTGACGTGAAGGTTCTCGTAACAGGCCATCTCGGCTAAGCCGGGCCGGTCATCGCGCTCTGAGCCGCTGCCAGCGTCTCGGCCCTTAGGGCTTGCATCGCTTGCAGGCCAGTTCCCATCCATCGCTTGATGGCGCACTCGGCAGTAATGAGCGGCGCACGAGAATCGTCATGCGCCGTCGAGAGCCATGAGGAAAATGGTAGCCATGGGATTTTATGAAGACGGCGGATTAACGCTAAGTCATTGATTTTTGGCGCGCCCGAAAGGATTCGAACCTCTGACCCCCAGATTCGTAGTCTGGTGCTCTATCCAGCTGAGCTACGGGCGCGTTGTTGCCTCTATGGGCCGGGTGAACCGGCCAATGCAACCGCTGGGCGGCGTGGAGCCGATGCGGTCTGGCAAGGCCGCCATTCCTAATCGCACATTTCGCAGAGCGCAAGGGTCTTTGGCACCCGTTTTTAGGGGTGCGGCCTTATCAACGGACCGAGCGATCCGGAAGTTCGATCAGGAAGGTGGCGCCGAGCGGGGTTCCCGTGTCCACCAGTTCGAGTTTGCCGCCGTGGGCCGCCACCAGCTCGGAAGCGATGGCGAGGCCGAGGCCCGAGCCCTCTTTGCGTGTCGAGGCCTGGAAGGCCCGGAACAGGTTCGGGCGGATATGCCCCGGAATGCCGGGGCCGTCATCCGTCATCTCAATGAAAATCTTGCGCCGTTCGCGCCAGGCGCGGACGCGGATCTCGCCCGGCTTGCCGTCGCCCCGGCTCTCGATGGCCTGGACGGCGTTGCGCGTCAGGTTGCTCAAGACACGGAACAGGTGCTCGTGATCGGCGTCGACGAGGAGCTGGTCTTCCATCTCCATGGTCCATGCCACCTTCTCGCGCGGCAGGCCGAAGCCCTCGGCCACCTCTTCTAGAAGGGGCTTGAGCCGCATCAGCTCGCGGCGCGGTTCGGCTTCCTCCGCGCGGCCGAAGCGGAGCGACGAGTTGCAGAAGTTGATGGCCCGGTCCAGCGATGCGATCAGCTTCGGTGCGAACTGCTGCACGGTCGGGTCGGGGATCGTCGTCAGGCGATCCGAGATGAGCTGTGCGTTCGCCAGCATGTTGCGCAGGTCGTGGCTGATCTTGCTGACCGCAAGGCCTAGCTGGGCCAGGCGGTTCTTCTGCGTCAGAAGATGGGTCAGCTGGCGCTGCATGTGCGCAAGCTCGCGCTCGGCAGTGCCGATTTCGTCCGCGCGGCCGGACGGCGTGATGATGCGGCTCGTATCCTCAGGGTTCTCGCCGAAATGCAGCATGTTGCGCGAGATGCGCATCATCGGCCGCACGAGCAGCCAGCTGATCGCGAAATAGACGAGGGCTGCGGTGAGCAGCGAAATGATGATCGAGAGATAGACGATGTTCATGCCGTAGGCGACCATCGCGCGGCGCAACGGCTCTTCCGGCAGCACGATCTCGATCACGTCGTCATAGCGCGGGCCGAGTGGGCCGATCACACGGATCACGCGGTCGTCGGACGCGAAGTAGATCGCGATCGCGTCGCGGATTTGAGACAGCCGCAGCGATAAATCTTCGCCGAGCGTGAGATCGGACTGCTGGCGAAGATCGAAGTGCTCGTCGATATTGAGCTCGGTGACGGGCGGAAGAATGAGGCGGCGGGCGCCGCCGCGGCGGATGGCGACCGCGCGGACAAGGGCCGTGCGCGTCAACTCGTTGCGGAGCGCGGGCGGTACAGTGCGGCTCGGCACCGCCTCGGCGGCGAGAGAGGCGACGTGAGCGGCCGTCAGGCGGTCGTTCAGCCAACTGATGCGGTAGTTGGCAATCGAGGGCAGGAAGATCAGGATCTCCGCCAGCATGACGAACACGGCGGTGAGGAAGAGGAGCTTCGCCGGCAGCCCGACACGTAGCCAACTGCGACGCAGAGCGTGGAGGCGGGCGCTGAGCCACGGCCAGACGCTCGCGCTCCAGGAGCGCTTCTCCATCGGTTCGGCCACGTGCTCGTTCATATCGCGGGGTATGCTCACTCCTGGACGGCGATTTCGTTCGCTCGGATTGCGATCGTGCTCTTGTGCCTGCCGCCACGCCTTCGCGGGAGAAGGCCGTCAGAGCGATTCTGGCACTTCACGCCCCGCGTGTCATCCTGCGTGCGCGGGGAGGATGAACACCTGCGCGATAAGGCCGGCTAACCGAGCCTCGCAAGGAAATCTATGAGCTTGCGGAGGGCCGGATTGGACGGTGTCGAGGCATAGGCGCGGTAGGCGGCGCGCCGGCTGGCCTCGCTGCGGGTCGGATAGGGTGCGACGGCGCCCGCGACGGCCTTGATGTCGAGGCGCTGGGAGACGACGAGCGACCACAGGTGGATCAGTTCGCCCGCTTCCGCGCCGACGATGGTTGCGCCGAGCACGCGGCCGCGGGGTGTCGTGACCACTTTGACGTGGCCTGCGGTTTCGCGTTCTGCTTCGGCGCGGTCGTTTTCGACGAAGGGCCAACGCAGCACGTTGATCTTGTGGCCTGCTGCCCGCGCCTCCTGCTCGGTGAGGCCCACGTGGGCGATTTCCGGTTCGGTGAAGGTGACACGCGGGACGAGCGTGGGTTCAGCCTTGGCGGGGAGCCAGAACAGGGCGCGGCGCAAGACGATTTCGGCGTGCCAGGTCGAGGCGTGGGTGTCACGCGGGCCGCCCGCGGCCACGTCGCCGATGGCGTAGATGCGGCTGTTCGAGGTTCTGAGGCCGCGGTTCACGACGATGCCTTCGGGGCCGTATTTGATGCCGGCGGCTTCGAGGTTGAGATCCGAAACGTTAGGCGTGCGGCCGGTCGCGAACAGGAGATGAGAGCCGTCGACTGTTACGGTGCCGTTTTCGGTCGTGACATGAAGCCGGACGAGGCCGGCGAGGCGCTCGATGCGTTCGACGGTCACGCCTTCGCGGAGGTCGATGCCTTCGGCGCGGAGCGCCTTCAAGGCGATGGCGACGGCTT
It encodes:
- a CDS encoding phytanoyl-CoA dioxygenase family protein, whose protein sequence is MTQDALAPSGSFQAEFAANGYVLLKQFYDPEQDIAPIQEDIRAIIALLCEKYGVDAPTATSWEAMTEAYPALIAKNRAWGGDVYDAIKQVPAFMQLVANKRNAALFAALRPGSQPGIAANGYGIRIDNPGEEKYRAQWHQEFPGQLRSLDGIVFWTPLVPVTPDMGPVQIAEGSHAEGIVPVYVDDAGADKTGAYALHLDRAEERLQRYPQVAPLTQPGDLVLMDFLTLHQSGFNVSKIPRWSIQYRYFNFAEPTGIRIGWKGSFAAGVKFEDVLPELLVAREDAA
- a CDS encoding WbqC family protein, with translation MTAVVISQPMLFPWPGLFEQIMLADVYVHHDDAQFSQSSFTRRIQVKNGAGVTWMTIPLKNRLNMHQRINELEAADEPWKRTHRNLLLRTLRGAPFLDDAIALFDSACQQTSVCDLLMASIEEPCRYLGIGGAMTIARTSTLGIGERSWQRVLKVTQAFGGTRYITGHGAANYLDHEAFEAAGIAVDYMNYSRTPWPQFGDAFTPFVTILDLIAHTGPNAVDCLRPATVDWRAFLQMERIPA
- a CDS encoding dihydrolipoyl dehydrogenase family protein, with translation MAETTSPSLTTQRTSAPTLAGEPLSADICVIGGGAGGLHVAATAAAFGRKVVLVEKHRVGGEGLNAGSIPSKALLAAARRARAFETASDFGIASIDPKTDHRVVQHYVRRVISATAPNSSVERFTGLGVHVILGAARFLDKRTVLAGDYRVTARRFVIATGSSPSVPDVPGLETVSYFTSDTIFDNDRKLPHLVILGAGPTGLELAQAHARLGSRVTVLDTGRALSKEDPEAVAIALKALRAEGIDLREGVTVERIERLAGLVRLHVTTENGTVTVDGSHLLFATGRTPNVSDLNLEAAGIKYGPEGIVVNRGLRTSNSRIYAIGDVAAGGPRDTHASTWHAEIVLRRALFWLPAKAEPTLVPRVTFTEPEIAHVGLTEQEARAAGHKINVLRWPFVENDRAEAERETAGHVKVVTTPRGRVLGATIVGAEAGELIHLWSLVVSQRLDIKAVAGAVAPYPTRSEASRRAAYRAYASTPSNPALRKLIDFLARLG
- a CDS encoding DegT/DnrJ/EryC1/StrS family aminotransferase; this encodes MRERILYTKPSITDLETRYAADAAANGWGSRCYEYIDRFEHGFRTHIGSEFAIATSSCTGALHMGLAALGIGAGDEVILADTNWIATAAPIVHLGATPVFADILPDTWCLDPADAERHVTPRTRAIVATHLYGNLCDMDALLDLGRRTGIPVIEDAAEAIGSVFHGRRAGSMGLFGAFSFHGTKTLTTGEGGMFVTSDAALYERALTLSNHGRARGAAHALWPEAVGFKYKMTNIAAAIGCAQIERIAELVARKREILKAYETRLSALAGVSMNAEPDGTLNGAWMPTVVFDAASGVSREALLAAFAAADIDVRVFFHPLSSLAMFESRPDNAVAWSIPGRAINLPSYHDMTEADIDRVAWAVAAAAERARRTAPPLKKTA
- a CDS encoding sensor histidine kinase, yielding MEKRSWSASVWPWLSARLHALRRSWLRVGLPAKLLFLTAVFVMLAEILIFLPSIANYRISWLNDRLTAAHVASLAAEAVPSRTVPPALRNELTRTALVRAVAIRRGGARRLILPPVTELNIDEHFDLRQQSDLTLGEDLSLRLSQIRDAIAIYFASDDRVIRVIGPLGPRYDDVIEIVLPEEPLRRAMVAYGMNIVYLSIIISLLTAALVYFAISWLLVRPMMRISRNMLHFGENPEDTSRIITPSGRADEIGTAERELAHMQRQLTHLLTQKNRLAQLGLAVSKISHDLRNMLANAQLISDRLTTIPDPTVQQFAPKLIASLDRAINFCNSSLRFGRAEEAEPRRELMRLKPLLEEVAEGFGLPREKVAWTMEMEDQLLVDADHEHLFRVLSNLTRNAVQAIESRGDGKPGEIRVRAWRERRKIFIEMTDDGPGIPGHIRPNLFRAFQASTRKEGSGLGLAIASELVAAHGGKLELVDTGTPLGATFLIELPDRSVR
- a CDS encoding cephalosporin hydroxylase family protein, translated to MTARTKADAMTEDDRLAFEAHKREMSLALGRDDEAFRSALDTLVCLDKYDYSYLWSWMGVPIIQMPADVMATQEAIWNTKPDIIVETGVARGGSMIFMASLLQVIGKGQVIGVDIDIRAHNRETIESHLLAPRITLIEGPSTAPETLARVSAEIPDGASVMVVLDSDHSRDHVLAELRAYGPLVTDGQYLVVADTLLGRGDASQTPTKRSKVLYPGNEPYAALKAYLAETDRFAPDPVLNGKLVLSSSPGGYLRCKSP
- a CDS encoding GNAT family N-acetyltransferase, whose product is MQKPLDRAPRHVTFRDVRETDFPLLFSLRRDIPLQALLLTVPPALDDAALEAWIRTRQQEPGGLFQVVEDASAGDAIGFVQITQVHHRNRVGYAGVCLAAHARGRGLGQATLRKLIDTSRDQLGLLKLMSEVRIDNFPALRYNMVVGFHIVGTLKAHFVDAAGLRHDALLLECPLDQV
- a CDS encoding glycosyltransferase family 2 protein encodes the protein MSGIKLSFCIPTYNRAPFLENALSYFETRYRFDFPYEIVISDNASADNTAEVVEAFRARGLPIRYYRRSSNGGSLANSASAFHHALGTYALSHADDDTLVPEGIVEAVRFLDANPDVVACHAPWTLYNEVAGKDVSQFYSVDANRKFERGSFAEVFQFMYERHIFPEIGIYRASVLKSAWVPREFCFWAFSYLAHFLEEGAVAFLKRPFYRSVTVSKVAARQQAGNDQVMTDWDKYRGGLEYFLYLGLKRGRIPDTREARADYEQKCRAFTLNRMAVAVRFWAARKDYIKAYELYTRMAIGGLGEHPEVAKLRQTLPLMAGIQTLAWHAASPAGIKRLMLSGVADRAALEEMLRQLGLPGEIEVVEEPSVHSPEDAESTAVFVPNASSYDRFVSLGYKPNLIFTDRDLVGNVVI
- a CDS encoding class I SAM-dependent methyltransferase, which codes for MTACRVCRAMIGAPVFDAPAPALTSIMTLLDVPTRVFVCEGCGHAQCEDIPDIQDFYDRVYRISLAGDDHDQVFAVETDGRVIYRTDHQAGIALRLLDIPRGARVLDYGAAKSDTLRKIYAARPDIQPHVFDVSTDYAAAWQGWVPEAAQATYAVPAAWLGTFDVVTSYFVIEHVPDPVAFVRTIASLLRPGGSALLALPDVDANPGDMAVADHLNHFSEASLWRLLADAGLTVRTLDKAAFPGAFFVTATRTDDAAQDIPASLVAGAVARAQEICTFWKDAAASLDQQAASFAGCKAAIYGAGFYGSWIYSRIRDTVRLGAVLDRNPHLQGGTQFGVPVLPPERIPGDIDVLFVGLNPLKARDAIAMQPWLQRSGLAHVWISGSLT